Proteins encoded by one window of Candidatus Poribacteria bacterium:
- a CDS encoding ubiquinol-cytochrome c reductase iron-sulfur subunit — translation MEKQGRRSFLEIASAIIGGVLSLAAGIPLIGFAISPAFKKGESKWVDLGLADRLKNSRFKKVDYTFTAKDGWVQATKKRSVYVTDTGNGEWSVFSRTCSHLGCLVRWDEKQDSFLCPCHGAIFDKNGAVVAGPPPEPLQKLETKVEAGILYVKET, via the coding sequence ATGGAGAAACAAGGGAGACGCTCATTTTTAGAGATCGCAAGTGCTATTATCGGCGGAGTGTTGAGCCTCGCAGCAGGCATTCCTCTCATCGGCTTTGCGATTTCGCCCGCTTTCAAAAAAGGGGAGTCAAAATGGGTTGACTTGGGTCTCGCCGATCGGCTCAAAAACAGCCGCTTTAAAAAGGTAGACTATACCTTCACTGCGAAAGACGGCTGGGTCCAAGCAACGAAGAAACGCTCCGTCTACGTAACCGATACTGGTAACGGGGAGTGGAGCGTTTTCTCGCGAACCTGCTCACATCTCGGTTGCCTCGTCCGATGGGACGAAAAACAGGATTCCTTTCTCTGTCCATGTCACGGTGCCATATTTGATAAGAATGGAGCAGTTGTCGCTGGTCCGCCGCCGGAACCCTTGCAGAAACTCGAAACCAAAGTCGAAGCAGGCATTTTATACGTAAAGGAAACGTAA
- a CDS encoding Gfo/Idh/MocA family oxidoreductase — translation MANQTYRVGIIGCGGMGRSHTRAWTAHPRAEVVAIMDIYEEATKRITDEYDVSAVYTDVDEMLAKEDLDIVSVTTWQGPRAEATVAAAKAGVKGIIGEKPMAASLGQADAMIAACEENDVKLVIGHQGRFAPGNIETRRLVAAGAIGEPTTVHHSAKRHAGLLNTGTHAIDGWRFILSDPETLWVIGQTSRESDRWERRTICEDLCMGLVCFEGGARGIYEGDLPEPSVSMPRIAGTEGQIRNGPDGTILLQNGDAKGWQSVTPPPQMKNQYDELIEWIEGDISDHRGSGVQARYTLEIMMAIYESLRIKNVVTMPMETKELPLELMVNDGTLPVLVEGKYDLRRPFEGQTWKKPKKA, via the coding sequence ATGGCAAATCAGACATACCGTGTCGGAATCATTGGCTGCGGCGGAATGGGCAGGTCCCACACCAGAGCATGGACGGCACATCCCAGGGCAGAAGTCGTAGCAATAATGGACATCTACGAAGAGGCAACAAAACGCATCACAGACGAGTACGATGTATCCGCTGTCTACACCGACGTTGACGAAATGTTAGCAAAAGAGGATTTGGACATCGTCAGCGTTACAACATGGCAGGGACCGAGGGCGGAAGCCACGGTCGCCGCAGCGAAAGCAGGTGTGAAAGGGATTATCGGTGAGAAGCCTATGGCAGCTTCACTCGGACAAGCTGACGCTATGATTGCTGCCTGTGAAGAGAACGATGTCAAGCTTGTCATCGGTCACCAAGGCAGGTTCGCGCCTGGAAATATAGAGACACGCAGACTCGTCGCTGCCGGAGCGATTGGTGAACCAACAACTGTCCACCACAGTGCCAAAAGGCACGCAGGACTGTTGAATACAGGCACACACGCCATCGATGGGTGGCGATTCATTCTGTCTGATCCTGAAACACTGTGGGTCATCGGACAGACCTCCCGCGAGAGCGATCGGTGGGAACGTCGCACGATTTGTGAGGACCTCTGTATGGGCTTGGTCTGTTTTGAAGGCGGCGCACGCGGTATCTACGAAGGCGATCTGCCGGAACCGTCAGTCTCCATGCCCAGAATCGCTGGAACGGAGGGACAAATTCGTAACGGACCTGACGGCACAATTCTGCTCCAAAACGGGGACGCGAAGGGTTGGCAAAGCGTTACACCACCTCCACAAATGAAAAATCAGTACGATGAACTCATCGAGTGGATCGAAGGGGACATTTCTGACCATCGCGGCAGCGGCGTTCAAGCACGCTACACGCTTGAAATCATGATGGCTATCTATGAATCGTTGCGCATCAAAAATGTCGTTACAATGCCGATGGAAACGAAAGAGTTACCCCTTGAACTCATGGTTAACGACGGCACGCTCCCCGTCTTAGTCGAAGGCAAATACGATCTGCGTAGACCGTTTGAAGGGCAAACGTGGAAAAAGCCTAAAAAAGCATAA
- a CDS encoding cytochrome bc complex cytochrome b subunit translates to MREFLKERLPLTEFSEHLRKPLPKHINLLFSLGSLAMFLLLLQAATGAFLALYYSPSPEHAHNAVTYISEEVPFGAFVRGLHHWGASAMVIIVFLHLLRVVLYGSYKAPRELTWIFGVLLLLVVLGFGFTGYLLPWDEKAYWATVVGVEIASTAPLLGDFVAKVLRGGAEIGAVTLSRFYALHTIWLPWLVFGLVGVHLFFVRYYGSSGTPQNTPEEMKTGKPFYPHQVFEDVVGMLILFVVLACVALFVPVPLEDVADPTNADYDPRPEWYFLFLFQLLKYFQGPLEIIGTFVIPTVGMVLLLLLPFLDRSERAALWKRPIALTVTSVSVVAIVGLTILGASSPKLETQEAPQPTAEIENTVPTEAVEEAEEVFDFQLTEEEIEGTEEAEEVFDFQLTEEEIEGAREVGESQ, encoded by the coding sequence ATGAGGGAATTTCTCAAAGAACGCCTCCCGCTAACGGAGTTCTCCGAGCATTTACGCAAACCTTTACCGAAACACATCAACCTGCTCTTCTCACTGGGTAGCTTGGCGATGTTTCTGCTGCTACTTCAGGCGGCTACGGGCGCGTTTTTAGCACTATACTACTCGCCCTCACCGGAGCATGCTCATAACGCGGTAACTTACATCAGTGAAGAGGTTCCGTTCGGCGCGTTCGTGCGGGGCTTGCACCATTGGGGTGCCAGCGCGATGGTCATCATCGTCTTTCTGCATCTGCTCCGTGTTGTTCTCTACGGCTCATACAAGGCACCGCGTGAACTCACATGGATCTTCGGTGTGCTTCTGTTATTAGTTGTGTTAGGTTTTGGGTTCACCGGCTATCTGCTGCCCTGGGATGAGAAGGCGTATTGGGCGACGGTCGTGGGTGTCGAAATCGCCAGTACTGCCCCTCTACTTGGCGATTTCGTAGCGAAGGTTTTGCGCGGTGGAGCGGAGATAGGCGCGGTGACACTGTCCCGGTTTTACGCGCTCCACACGATCTGGTTGCCGTGGTTAGTCTTCGGTCTGGTCGGCGTGCACCTCTTTTTCGTCCGATATTATGGTTCTTCAGGCACACCCCAGAACACGCCAGAAGAGATGAAGACTGGAAAACCCTTCTATCCGCATCAGGTCTTTGAAGACGTTGTCGGAATGCTCATTCTCTTTGTGGTATTAGCATGCGTCGCGCTGTTTGTTCCTGTTCCACTTGAAGATGTCGCCGATCCGACGAACGCTGATTACGACCCGCGTCCCGAATGGTATTTCCTGTTCCTATTTCAACTGCTGAAGTACTTCCAAGGTCCCCTCGAAATCATTGGAACATTTGTAATTCCGACGGTCGGTATGGTCCTACTGCTCCTCCTCCCGTTTTTAGACAGAAGCGAGCGCGCTGCCCTCTGGAAACGTCCAATCGCGTTGACGGTCACAAGTGTCTCTGTTGTAGCGATTGTAGGACTGACCATCCTCGGTGCAAGTTCACCGAAACTTGAAACACAAGAAGCACCACAACCCACAGCCGAAATCGAAAACACTGTGCCTACGGAAGCGGTTGAGGAAGCGGAAGAAGTCTTTGATTTTCAATTGACAGAAGAAGAAATTGAGGGAACGGAAGAAGCCGAGGAGGTATTTGACTTCCAACTGACAGAAGAAGAAATTGAAGGCGCAAGAGAAGTAGGAGAATCGCAATAA